The genomic window aggattTAGAcgcaactgaaaaatgactaagcaaatATAAATTGCTTTCTCTGTCCTAGGATACTATCTCCCTCATTTCATTACAGGCTCCTTGAGATCAAGAGCCATATCCGTCATATCTCACAGTATTTTCCACTGAGcctagaaaatgaaaattcaataaatacatGTACATTGAAAGACTAAGTAGATTTTCCTATTTCTGAATCTTCTGACAGGCTTTGTAATCTTCCTAGGATAGTGTAACATTTTTACCAGTCCCCATTTCTCCATTCCTTCCAAACATTTCCAAACTCATATTTTCCACCCTGATTAATGTCATCTGTTCTCCCTTGAAACTGAGATCATATTCTTCACTCTGTGTCTATTTATCAGATAAACTACTTTATAATTTTTCAGAAGGGGTATGTGTGGGCTggggtgtgtgtgtatttgtatgtcatAAACTTAGAAAAGTTAATATTATCCACACCAatgaaaattatttgtacaaattctgcaagaaagaagggaaaaagcaagcatttattaagcaccaatgaTATACCAGGCACTTTGAGAAGTTCTTCACAATTGttgtctcatttaatcttcacaatcaCCCTGTGAAggagttgttattattattattccccacTTCATAGttgaaaaaatgagacaaaagaggATAAGTCGCTTATCCTAGGTTATATAGCAAGTAAtgaactgaggtcagatttgaattcagatcttcctgagttcaagacAAGGTGATATGCAGGTAACATTGTGATAGGCAGAGTATATGgatcttcctgagtttgaatctcagcttTCCAGTTTGTGACCACAGACCCTATAAAATAAGGTATAGGACTCTCTTAAGGGGTCCTTTGaattataagtatttattaaccccattttatagatgaaaaaactaaagtTATGAGATTATATTTCTTGCCCAACATTACATGGGCTAATTATATAGTCAAATGATAGAATCAATGATAGAGTCAAAATCTGAATTTTTTGGTTGTGGTCCAATCTCTTCATtactctgagcttcaatttcacATCTTGggcaaagtatatttttaaactttcctcTGCTATAGAAGATAAGTTCTCATCATTCTACCTTGCTTTATGATCACATTCTCTGTATAAGTCACTTCCCAAGGTTGAATTTGAGGATCTTCAAGgtattttccaattctaaaaagtataatggtgataatgaaaaCAATGATGACAACTCTAACTCAGTGATTTAATTTATTCCTAGAAAGAAATTGCTAAAATGCAAAGAATCAACCAAACCATTAGGGTCACCAGCTTTATCCTTGTGGGTTTCTCCAGTCTGGGTGAGTTACAGAAGCTACTCTTTGTGATCTTCCTACTTCTTTACATGACAATCCTGTTGGCCAATGCCACCATCATGACTGTGATCCGCTGCAGTAGATCCCTCCATACCCCTATGTATGGCTTCCTTTTTATCCTCTCTTTTTCTGAAACCTGTTATACCTTTGTCATCATTCCCCAGCTCTTGTACCACTTACTTTCTGACACCAAAACCATCTCTTTTGTGGCCTGTGCCACtcagcttttcttctttcttggctTTGCATGCACCAACTGCTTCCTCATTGCTGTGATGGGCTATGACCGTTATGTTGCTATCTGCTTTCCCCTGAGATATATGATCATCATGAGCAAGAAGCTGGGACTGGGACTAATATCTGTGTCTGCTGCAACAGGATTCTTCATTGCTCTGGTGGCCACCAATCTGATCTGTGACATGCCCTTCTGTGGCCCCAATAGGGTCAATCACTATTTTTGTGACATGGCACCTGTTATCAAGCTAGCCTGT from Macrotis lagotis isolate mMagLag1 chromosome 2, bilby.v1.9.chrom.fasta, whole genome shotgun sequence includes these protein-coding regions:
- the LOC141511253 gene encoding olfactory receptor 10T2, producing MQRINQTIRVTSFILVGFSSLGELQKLLFVIFLLLYMTILLANATIMTVIRCSRSLHTPMYGFLFILSFSETCYTFVIIPQLLYHLLSDTKTISFVACATQLFFFLGFACTNCFLIAVMGYDRYVAICFPLRYMIIMSKKLGLGLISVSAATGFFIALVATNLICDMPFCGPNRVNHYFCDMAPVIKLACTDTHVKELALFSLSILVIMVPFVLILISYGFIVNTILKIPSAEGKRKAFATCASHLTVVIVHYGCASIIYLRPKSKSASDKDQLVAVTYTVVTPLLNPLVYSLRNQEVKAALKKVF